The following are encoded together in the Bacillus cereus group sp. RP43 genome:
- a CDS encoding WYL domain-containing protein yields the protein MSKAKRLLDILIFASAKRKFTAQEIADEFNISVRTVHRYILDLSDMGLPIYAEQGRSGGYTVLTNSMLPPILFTEEEAVSIFFAFQSLSYYRNLPFNTEINSVTHKLYGSLQNDAKAKVDKIRSYISFWNPKRAIETPFLNEVLTAAIENKNLHFQYESKSGIKTKHVHPIGVYAHDGLWYLPSYDFSRQKVLLYRVDRILSILSTEENEDTFMNLEEWFASNSNVINIPTQLHVLLTTEGVRQCKSVPYLEEFVEVNEDGTGYIHSAIDKGEINFITPLFYRLGKDAQVLEPKELIDGLRICAKEVLNMYGD from the coding sequence GTTTACTAGACATTCTTATATTTGCTTCTGCGAAAAGAAAATTTACAGCTCAAGAAATAGCTGATGAGTTCAATATATCCGTTCGTACTGTCCATAGATATATTTTAGATTTAAGCGATATGGGGTTACCCATTTACGCTGAACAAGGTCGCAGCGGAGGATATACAGTATTAACAAATAGCATGCTTCCCCCCATTTTATTTACCGAAGAAGAAGCAGTCTCCATCTTTTTTGCTTTTCAATCTTTAAGCTACTATCGTAACTTGCCTTTTAATACGGAAATCAATTCCGTTACACATAAACTATATGGCTCTCTACAAAATGATGCGAAAGCTAAAGTTGATAAAATACGTTCTTATATCTCTTTTTGGAATCCGAAGAGAGCTATTGAGACACCTTTTTTAAACGAAGTGTTAACAGCGGCTATTGAAAACAAAAATTTACACTTTCAATACGAATCTAAATCGGGGATAAAAACAAAACACGTTCACCCTATCGGTGTATATGCTCACGATGGTTTATGGTATTTGCCATCCTATGACTTTAGCAGGCAGAAAGTATTACTGTATCGTGTTGATCGTATTCTTTCTATACTATCCACGGAAGAAAACGAAGATACTTTTATGAATTTAGAAGAATGGTTTGCCTCTAACTCTAACGTAATAAACATTCCTACTCAGTTACATGTTTTACTCACAACAGAAGGCGTACGCCAATGTAAAAGCGTTCCTTACCTTGAAGAGTTCGTTGAAGTAAACGAAGATGGGACAGGGTATATACATTCAGCCATTGATAAAGGAGAAATCAATTTTATTACTCCTTTATTTTATAGACTCGGAAAAGATGCACAAGTTTTAGAACCGAAAGAATTAATAGATGGTTTACGTATATGTGCGAAAGAAGTTTTAAATATGTATGGAGACTAA
- a CDS encoding HIT family protein, with protein MECLGCKLANEEEKIYKIYEDDNVTCFLDHAPFYPGHTLIVPKQHVVEVDELDDCVAKSIMDASKIIAKAIKLLYKPDGITICQNGGIFNELTHYHMHVVPRYKERSFTEFYTVQPEEKQNHHFEETKHLLKEAIEKILLTEKA; from the coding sequence ATGGAATGTTTAGGTTGTAAATTAGCAAATGAAGAGGAAAAAATATATAAAATATATGAAGATGATAATGTAACTTGTTTTTTAGATCATGCCCCTTTCTATCCAGGACATACTTTAATCGTGCCAAAGCAGCATGTTGTAGAAGTGGACGAATTAGATGATTGTGTAGCAAAATCAATTATGGATGCTTCTAAGATTATTGCAAAAGCAATTAAGCTATTATATAAACCTGACGGAATTACAATTTGTCAAAATGGTGGAATCTTTAACGAACTCACGCATTACCATATGCATGTTGTACCGAGATATAAAGAGCGCTCATTTACTGAGTTTTATACGGTACAACCGGAAGAAAAGCAGAATCATCACTTTGAAGAGACAAAGCATTTGTTAAAAGAAGCGATAGAGAAAATACTGCTTACTGAAAAGGCGTAA
- a CDS encoding OsmC family protein, producing MKLTIKHDDIEADLSYGQLAIGKENGYSPLQLLVSSIAGCSAIVFRTILEKKRITYDTFTIETEIGRSEALSKPVESVHLHYKIKAQKITEEQLDKALQLAVKNCTIVQSVKDSIKVTETIELIK from the coding sequence ATGAAACTAACAATCAAACACGATGATATAGAAGCAGATTTATCGTATGGTCAATTAGCGATTGGAAAAGAAAACGGGTATTCACCGTTACAATTACTCGTTTCTTCTATTGCAGGGTGTAGTGCAATTGTTTTTCGAACGATTTTAGAAAAGAAACGTATTACATACGATACGTTTACAATTGAAACTGAAATTGGTAGAAGTGAAGCTCTATCAAAACCAGTTGAAAGTGTTCATTTGCACTATAAAATTAAAGCGCAAAAAATTACAGAAGAGCAATTAGACAAGGCACTGCAACTTGCAGTAAAGAATTGTACGATTGTTCAATCTGTAAAAGATAGTATAAAAGTTACGGAAACAATTGAATTAATAAAGTGA
- a CDS encoding amino acid permease — protein MQQTTNEQLHRTMKSRHLFMIALGGVIGTGFFLGSGYTINQAGPGGAILSYLVGGFIMYLTMLCLGELTVAMPVSGSFQKYATKFIGPGTGFMIGWLYWIGWAVTVGLELTSIGLMMKRWFPNVDVWVWCLVFGVILYASNAISAKSYAELEFWFSSIKVVTIIAFILLGGSALLGFLPYDGKEAAPLFSNFVSDGGLFPNGLAAVLLTMITVNFSFQGTELIGIAAGESQEPEKTIPRAIRNTVWRIMLFFILTMTILVGLISWKEAGVIESPFVVVFDKIGIPYAADIMNFVIITALLSVANSGLYAATRILWSLANEGMAPTSFKKVNKRGIPITALVVTIAVAALSLLTSFLAEDTVYMYLLSIAGLSAVSSWIIIALSQLRFRSQYLKGGGKLEDLKYRTPLYPLVPILALITNSVVVISLAFIPEQRMALYCGIPFIIFCYIYYYMSKKRKKPMKVEMEKTNETNNQTR, from the coding sequence ATGCAGCAAACAACGAATGAGCAATTACATCGTACGATGAAGAGTAGACATTTATTTATGATCGCACTAGGTGGTGTAATCGGAACTGGTTTTTTTCTAGGTTCAGGTTACACCATTAATCAGGCTGGACCAGGGGGAGCCATCCTTTCATATTTAGTGGGCGGATTTATTATGTATTTAACAATGCTTTGTCTTGGAGAGCTAACGGTAGCAATGCCAGTTTCAGGATCTTTCCAAAAGTATGCGACGAAGTTTATTGGACCAGGAACTGGATTTATGATCGGTTGGCTATACTGGATTGGCTGGGCAGTAACAGTAGGATTAGAATTAACATCGATCGGTTTAATGATGAAAAGATGGTTTCCGAATGTTGATGTTTGGGTATGGTGTCTCGTATTCGGAGTTATTTTATATGCTTCAAATGCAATATCAGCGAAGAGTTATGCTGAATTAGAGTTTTGGTTCTCTAGTATTAAAGTAGTTACAATTATTGCATTCATTCTACTTGGTGGTAGTGCATTACTAGGATTTTTACCATACGACGGAAAAGAAGCAGCGCCTCTTTTCTCTAACTTTGTAAGTGATGGTGGGCTATTCCCAAATGGACTAGCTGCAGTGCTTCTTACGATGATTACAGTTAACTTTTCCTTCCAAGGAACAGAGTTAATCGGGATTGCAGCAGGAGAGAGTCAGGAGCCTGAAAAAACAATTCCACGCGCAATTCGTAATACAGTATGGCGCATTATGTTATTCTTCATTTTAACAATGACAATTTTAGTAGGATTAATTTCTTGGAAAGAAGCAGGGGTAATTGAAAGTCCATTCGTAGTTGTATTTGATAAAATCGGTATTCCATATGCAGCTGATATTATGAACTTCGTTATTATTACTGCTTTATTATCTGTAGCGAACTCAGGGTTATATGCAGCAACGCGTATACTATGGTCACTTGCAAATGAAGGAATGGCACCAACTTCTTTTAAGAAAGTAAATAAACGTGGTATTCCAATTACAGCGCTAGTCGTAACGATTGCTGTTGCGGCGTTATCGTTATTAACAAGCTTCCTTGCAGAAGATACAGTATATATGTACCTATTATCTATAGCTGGTTTATCTGCTGTTTCAAGTTGGATCATTATTGCTTTATCGCAACTTCGCTTTAGAAGTCAGTATTTAAAAGGCGGAGGAAAATTAGAGGACTTAAAGTATAGAACACCACTATACCCGCTTGTTCCAATTCTAGCTTTAATTACAAATAGCGTCGTTGTCATTAGTTTAGCGTTTATTCCTGAACAAAGAATGGCGTTATACTGTGGTATTCCATTTATCATTTTCTGCTACATATATTATTATATGAGTAAGAAACGGAAGAAACCGATGAAAGTGGAGATGGAAAAAACAAATGAAACTAACAATCAAACACGATGA
- a CDS encoding amino acid ABC transporter permease encodes MDFKGAITGDHILFLLKGLLITLEVALVAIVLSFIIGSVIGILRYTKIPVVSQILGLIVEVIRNLPLLLIIFFTYFALPEAGLKLEIITAAIVALTIFEAAMISEIVRSGLLSIEKGQIEAARSSGLTYVQALWYIILPQALRRMVPPLVSQFISLLKDTSLAVVISLPELMHNAQIISGQNVNYMIPTFIVVACMYFIVNYSLSILSRRLELR; translated from the coding sequence ATGGATTTTAAGGGAGCGATAACAGGTGATCATATCCTCTTTTTATTAAAAGGATTACTCATAACGTTAGAGGTAGCGCTCGTAGCAATTGTACTTAGCTTTATTATTGGTAGTGTAATAGGAATATTGCGCTATACGAAAATACCTGTCGTCTCACAAATATTAGGCTTGATCGTGGAAGTGATTCGAAATTTACCGCTACTTTTAATTATATTTTTTACGTATTTTGCACTTCCAGAAGCGGGATTGAAGTTAGAAATTATAACAGCTGCAATTGTTGCTTTAACAATATTTGAAGCGGCAATGATATCTGAAATTGTTCGAAGTGGTCTATTATCTATCGAAAAAGGGCAGATTGAGGCTGCAAGGTCTTCAGGATTAACGTATGTGCAAGCGCTTTGGTATATTATTTTGCCACAAGCATTAAGAAGGATGGTCCCCCCGCTTGTTAGTCAGTTTATTTCATTGCTAAAAGATACGTCGCTCGCAGTTGTTATATCATTGCCAGAGCTTATGCATAATGCTCAAATTATTAGCGGGCAAAATGTAAATTATATGATTCCGACTTTTATAGTAGTGGCTTGTATGTACTTTATAGTGAATTATAGTTTATCAATTTTATCGAGAAGATTAGAGCTTCGTTAA
- a CDS encoding amino acid ABC transporter permease: MPDFSILTNNIDMYLEGFKYTVMSSVIALIGSFILGVILAVMRIAPIRILNWLGAAIVEFVRNIPLVLIAFIFYFALPVVGITLNGFVAGTVTLTVYTAAFIAEVIRAGILSVAKGQMEAARSSGLTYMQAMYHVVLPQAMKIVIPPLGNQFLNLVKNSSILGIIAGTDLMYQGDLISTKTFVTFDVYIFVGMFYLILTIPLSMLVRYLEKRLAKEAV, encoded by the coding sequence GTGCCTGATTTTTCTATATTAACGAATAACATTGATATGTATTTAGAAGGCTTTAAGTATACAGTTATGTCTAGTGTAATTGCATTAATAGGGAGCTTTATTTTAGGAGTAATTTTGGCGGTAATGCGTATTGCACCGATTCGTATTTTAAATTGGTTGGGAGCTGCTATTGTAGAATTTGTAAGAAATATTCCGCTCGTATTAATTGCATTTATATTTTATTTCGCTTTACCTGTAGTAGGAATTACTTTAAATGGTTTTGTAGCAGGAACAGTTACACTTACCGTATATACTGCAGCTTTTATTGCGGAGGTTATTCGCGCCGGTATTTTATCCGTTGCAAAAGGTCAAATGGAAGCAGCACGTTCCTCAGGATTGACTTATATGCAAGCAATGTACCATGTCGTTTTACCCCAAGCGATGAAAATCGTAATCCCTCCTTTAGGAAATCAATTTCTCAATTTAGTAAAAAACTCTTCCATACTCGGAATTATCGCTGGTACCGATTTGATGTATCAAGGAGATTTAATTTCAACGAAGACATTTGTTACGTTCGACGTCTATATATTTGTCGGGATGTTTTATTTAATATTAACAATTCCGCTCAGTATGCTAGTGCGTTATTTAGAAAAACGCTTGGCAAAGGAGGCGGTATAA
- the glnH gene encoding glutamine ABC transporter substrate-binding protein GlnH gives MLKMKKLFTLIVFSCLFVLVVAGCGSKKEEAKETNTKQGGAIEQIKKRGKLVVGVKNDTNLFGLKNPSTGQVEGFDVDIAKALAKKILGDEKKLELKEVTSKTRIPLLKNGDIDAIIATMTITEERKKEVDFSDVYFKAGQSLLVKKGSNIKGIDDIKQGVKVLAVKGSTSTNNIRQKSPEATVLEFENYSEAFTALKAGKGDVLTTDNAILYGMAKQDSNYEVVGKIFTDEPYGIAVQKGADDLTKEINSLLKDMKANGEYDKLYEKWIGQKQEK, from the coding sequence ATGCTTAAAATGAAAAAGCTGTTTACTTTAATTGTATTTTCATGCTTATTCGTGCTTGTTGTCGCTGGATGTGGAAGTAAAAAAGAAGAGGCGAAAGAAACGAATACGAAGCAAGGCGGAGCTATTGAACAAATTAAGAAGCGAGGGAAACTAGTAGTTGGAGTGAAGAATGATACGAACTTATTTGGATTGAAAAATCCGTCAACAGGGCAAGTAGAAGGATTTGATGTTGATATCGCAAAGGCGCTTGCGAAAAAAATCCTTGGAGATGAAAAGAAACTAGAATTAAAAGAAGTAACGTCTAAAACACGTATTCCACTACTGAAAAATGGTGATATTGATGCAATTATCGCAACGATGACAATTACGGAAGAACGTAAAAAAGAGGTTGATTTCTCAGATGTATATTTTAAAGCAGGGCAATCGCTACTTGTGAAAAAAGGAAGCAATATTAAGGGTATTGATGATATAAAACAAGGTGTGAAAGTATTAGCTGTAAAAGGGTCAACATCTACAAATAATATTCGCCAAAAGTCACCGGAAGCGACTGTATTAGAGTTTGAAAATTACAGTGAGGCATTTACGGCGTTAAAAGCAGGGAAAGGTGATGTCTTAACGACAGATAATGCAATTCTTTACGGAATGGCAAAGCAAGATTCTAATTATGAAGTTGTAGGAAAAATTTTTACGGATGAACCGTACGGAATTGCAGTGCAAAAAGGTGCAGATGATTTGACGAAAGAGATTAATAGCTTGCTAAAAGATATGAAGGCGAATGGAGAATACGATAAATTGTATGAGAAATGGATTGGTCAAAAACAAGAGAAGTAA
- a CDS encoding ATP-binding cassette domain-containing protein translates to MLISGSMNMGKIKKKKYLNRIGIREQREIPLLFFMGKMKRKVIFLLIFEYKKNVHALLGEGGVMLIEFRKVNKYYGNFQVLKNINLQVKKGEVVVVVGPSGSGKSTLLRCINQLEAITDGELIVQNTEVHNAKTNMNELRRNIGMVFQHFYLYPHKTVLQNITLAPIKVNKVSKEEAEKTAMFYLEKVGIPEKAGVYPHQLSGGQQQRVAIARGLAMQPEIMLFDEPTSALDPEMIGEVLDVMKALAKEGMTMVVVTHEMGFAREVADRILFMDDGQIIEDTTPAQFFANPEQERARLFLSRVLNH, encoded by the coding sequence ATGCTGATTTCTGGGAGCATGAATATGGGAAAGATAAAAAAGAAGAAGTATCTTAATAGAATAGGAATAAGAGAGCAAAGGGAAATCCCTTTGCTCTTTTTTATGGGCAAAATGAAGAGGAAAGTTATTTTTTTGCTTATTTTTGAATATAAAAAGAATGTACATGCTTTGTTAGGGGAAGGAGGGGTTATGTTGATTGAATTTCGTAAAGTTAATAAATATTACGGTAACTTTCAAGTTTTAAAAAATATTAATCTTCAAGTAAAGAAAGGTGAAGTGGTAGTAGTTGTTGGACCATCAGGGTCAGGAAAAAGTACGTTACTTCGGTGTATAAATCAATTGGAGGCAATTACCGATGGAGAATTAATTGTACAAAATACGGAAGTACACAATGCGAAAACAAATATGAATGAATTGCGCCGAAATATTGGGATGGTCTTTCAACACTTTTATTTATACCCGCATAAAACAGTTCTTCAAAATATTACACTAGCACCAATTAAAGTAAATAAAGTTTCAAAAGAAGAAGCAGAGAAAACAGCGATGTTTTATTTAGAGAAAGTAGGAATCCCGGAGAAGGCAGGTGTGTATCCACATCAATTATCCGGAGGTCAACAGCAAAGGGTGGCGATTGCTAGAGGCCTCGCGATGCAACCGGAAATTATGCTGTTTGATGAGCCTACGTCTGCTCTTGATCCGGAGATGATTGGGGAAGTGCTTGATGTTATGAAAGCGCTGGCTAAAGAAGGCATGACGATGGTTGTCGTTACACACGAGATGGGATTTGCACGTGAGGTAGCAGATAGGATTTTATTTATGGATGACGGTCAAATTATCGAAGATACAACACCAGCACAATTTTTTGCAAATCCTGAACAAGAAAGAGCTCGTCTATTTTTAAGCCGAGTGTTAAATCATTAA
- a CDS encoding amino acid carrier protein has product MEAIVSWINNIVWSPALVYLCLGAGLYFSIRTRFLQVRHVGEMVKLTFQGEKSDAGVSSFQALALSLSGRVGTGNIAGVATAVAFGGPGAVFWMWAVAFLGAGSAYVESTLAQIYKTKHQGQFRGGPAYYIEKGLGVKWYALVFVAATILATGMLLPGVQANSIAVSLETAFGINTSVSGAVLVAALALIIFGGVKRIVNVAQVVVPFMALGYILVACVIVAMNIEKLPDAFMLILKSAFALEAAFGGIIGLAISWGVKRGIYSNEAGQGTGAHAAAAAEVSHPAKQGLVQAFSVYIDTLFVCSATAFMMIITGMYNVFDASGKNFIVNKLNGAQPGPGYTQAAVESVFPGFGNGFVAISLLFFAFTTIMAYYYIAETNIAYLNRDKDRPWMSIVLKFVFLGVVFYGCVKTAATAWALGDIGVGIMAWVNIIAILLLQKPALIALKDYEKQKKEGKDPVFDPQQLGIKNADFWEHEYGKDKKEEVS; this is encoded by the coding sequence TTGGAAGCTATCGTAAGTTGGATAAATAATATTGTTTGGAGTCCCGCACTTGTCTATTTATGTTTAGGAGCAGGTCTATATTTTTCCATTCGAACGAGGTTTTTACAAGTAAGGCATGTAGGGGAAATGGTTAAGCTTACATTTCAAGGAGAAAAATCAGATGCTGGTGTTTCTTCGTTCCAGGCGTTAGCACTTTCATTATCAGGGCGCGTTGGAACCGGAAATATTGCGGGTGTTGCAACGGCTGTTGCATTTGGTGGTCCAGGAGCTGTCTTTTGGATGTGGGCGGTAGCTTTTCTAGGAGCAGGTTCTGCTTATGTAGAATCGACACTTGCACAAATATATAAGACGAAGCATCAAGGACAATTCCGCGGTGGTCCGGCTTACTACATTGAAAAAGGACTAGGGGTTAAATGGTATGCATTAGTGTTCGTTGCAGCGACAATTCTTGCAACGGGGATGCTGTTACCGGGTGTTCAGGCGAATAGTATTGCTGTAAGTTTAGAAACAGCTTTTGGTATTAATACTTCCGTATCAGGAGCGGTATTAGTAGCGGCATTAGCACTTATTATATTTGGTGGAGTTAAGCGAATTGTTAACGTAGCGCAAGTTGTAGTGCCGTTTATGGCGCTTGGTTATATTTTAGTAGCTTGTGTAATTGTAGCTATGAATATTGAAAAATTACCAGACGCTTTCATGTTAATTTTAAAAAGTGCATTTGCATTAGAAGCAGCTTTTGGCGGGATTATTGGTTTAGCAATTTCTTGGGGGGTAAAACGTGGTATTTATTCAAATGAAGCAGGGCAAGGAACTGGGGCTCATGCAGCGGCAGCTGCTGAAGTATCGCATCCAGCTAAACAAGGGTTAGTACAAGCATTTTCCGTTTACATTGATACATTATTTGTTTGTTCAGCAACAGCATTTATGATGATTATTACAGGCATGTATAACGTATTTGATGCAAGCGGAAAAAACTTTATCGTCAATAAATTAAATGGTGCACAGCCAGGTCCTGGTTATACACAGGCAGCAGTAGAATCTGTTTTCCCTGGATTTGGAAATGGTTTCGTAGCAATTTCTCTACTATTCTTCGCATTTACAACAATTATGGCTTATTACTACATTGCAGAAACAAATATAGCTTACTTAAACCGTGATAAAGACCGCCCTTGGATGTCTATCGTACTAAAGTTTGTATTCTTAGGAGTTGTATTCTACGGTTGTGTAAAAACAGCAGCAACAGCATGGGCTTTAGGAGATATCGGTGTAGGAATTATGGCATGGGTTAACATTATTGCGATTCTATTATTACAAAAACCGGCATTGATCGCATTAAAGGATTATGAAAAGCAGAAAAAAGAAGGAAAAGATCCAGTATTCGATCCGCAGCAGTTAGGAATTAAAAATGCTGATTTCTGGGAGCATGAATATGGGAAAGATAAAAAAGAAGAAGTATCTTAA
- a CDS encoding phosphotransferase: MEIAVERVFTKEILTRAASLFHVTVEEKPLGDFENYIFKAKDKNDEDYVLRLTHSSHRSKKEVEAELDFLRYVAEYGAKVAGPRNSISQNLVAEIGAEDGTFFFASLFTYAKGEQVKGDESPYWGDAYFEAWGKAIGQLHRLTMNYPKTDYRDTWEEDESSIVNELEDEKVKEIAAVLMDEIKALPIERETFGLMHGDIHPGNFHYDGKELTIFDFDDAAYNYFIHDLAMVLYYSVLFTPWTLEKKTEFARKQLQILRKGYEYEHRLADSWYESLPLFLRLRDIGLYGTLQKKFKGKDMPEDFQKLSDELYERIIKQEAIVNI, translated from the coding sequence ATGGAAATAGCTGTAGAACGAGTTTTTACAAAAGAGATTTTAACAAGAGCAGCAAGTTTGTTTCATGTAACAGTGGAAGAAAAGCCACTTGGTGATTTTGAAAATTATATTTTTAAGGCGAAGGATAAAAATGATGAAGATTACGTATTACGTTTAACGCATTCTTCTCATCGCTCAAAAAAAGAGGTAGAGGCTGAACTAGATTTTTTACGATATGTTGCGGAGTATGGGGCGAAAGTGGCGGGACCTCGTAATTCAATATCTCAAAATCTTGTAGCAGAAATTGGAGCGGAAGATGGCACTTTCTTTTTTGCGTCTTTATTTACATATGCAAAAGGTGAGCAAGTAAAAGGAGATGAATCGCCTTATTGGGGAGATGCTTACTTTGAAGCGTGGGGAAAAGCAATTGGACAACTGCATCGTCTTACAATGAATTACCCTAAAACAGACTACCGTGATACGTGGGAAGAGGACGAAAGTAGCATTGTTAATGAATTAGAAGATGAGAAAGTGAAAGAGATTGCTGCTGTATTAATGGATGAAATAAAGGCTCTTCCAATCGAAAGAGAAACGTTCGGCCTTATGCATGGCGATATTCATCCAGGTAACTTTCATTATGACGGCAAAGAGCTAACAATCTTTGATTTTGATGACGCTGCCTATAATTACTTCATTCATGATTTGGCAATGGTTCTTTATTACTCTGTTCTTTTTACACCATGGACATTGGAGAAAAAGACGGAATTTGCTCGTAAACAGTTACAAATATTACGAAAAGGTTATGAATATGAGCACAGACTGGCGGATAGTTGGTATGAATCGTTACCGTTATTTTTACGTCTACGTGATATCGGTTTATACGGTACGCTTCAAAAGAAATTTAAAGGGAAAGATATGCCAGAGGATTTTCAAAAGTTATCGGATGAGTTGTATGAAAGAATTATAAAGCAAGAGGCAATAGTGAATATATAA
- a CDS encoding type II CAAX endopeptidase family protein yields the protein MTLKYIWGWKEILYLFVFVFIIVPVTIESIFYKYALNLLGNSLYAGVLMGFIMAVVFTFLVYVFCIKRYNLSWADIGIRKLSWKGFLWTIVVLMSLMVMSIGVLIMMEEMGISFENSKTDTIQSDKSVYSFCIAVIGAAVISPVYEEILYRGVFYTFFRERYGIWGGVLISSIIFTVVHIPTYNTLPVNFLSGVAFAWLYEKTNSLLSAMVAHALFNFIAVLLTFMSN from the coding sequence ATGACTTTAAAATATATATGGGGATGGAAAGAAATTTTATATTTATTTGTTTTTGTATTTATTATTGTTCCAGTAACAATTGAATCTATTTTTTATAAATATGCTTTAAATCTATTAGGGAATTCATTATATGCTGGGGTTTTAATGGGATTTATTATGGCAGTTGTATTTACTTTTTTAGTTTATGTGTTTTGCATAAAAAGATATAACTTGTCGTGGGCAGATATTGGGATTCGGAAGCTTTCATGGAAAGGGTTTTTATGGACGATTGTAGTGCTTATGTCTTTAATGGTAATGAGTATTGGTGTATTAATAATGATGGAGGAGATGGGGATATCTTTTGAAAATAGCAAAACGGATACGATTCAGAGTGATAAATCAGTATATTCATTTTGCATTGCAGTAATAGGAGCGGCAGTTATATCCCCGGTCTATGAAGAGATTTTATATCGAGGTGTTTTTTATACGTTTTTTCGTGAGAGATATGGCATATGGGGCGGCGTACTTATAAGTTCCATAATATTTACCGTTGTTCATATTCCAACATATAACACATTACCGGTGAATTTTTTAAGTGGAGTAGCATTCGCATGGTTATATGAGAAAACAAATTCTCTTTTATCAGCTATGGTTGCCCATGCATTATTCAATTTCATAGCAGTACTTCTCACATTTATGTCGAATTAA